The genomic segment GTGCTCATGCAAATCCAGCGCAGAGGAGACTCTGGGTCGCCCCGCATTTGCTCGTCAATGAGTTCTTCCAAGGCTGTTACCAGTTGCGGGTCGGTCACCGTGATGGGCTTGCGTCCAGCTCCAGGTTGCCGGATGCGCCCTTCTCCTGGCGTAGAACCTTCTTGAATTTCACAAATACCCTTGGCTATCGCTTTGCGTGAAAGTCCACACGCACGACTTACGAGTGACACTCCCCCATATCCCAAAGCTTTG from the Nitrospirota bacterium genome contains:
- a CDS encoding ISAzo13 family transposase; this translates as MREKFDSVWPLLDERTRRIMAASEAKALGYGGVSLVSRACGLSRKAIAKGICEIQEGSTPGEGRIRQPGAGRKPITVTDPQLVTALEELIDEQMRGDPESPLRWICMST